In Desulfonatronum sp. SC1, one genomic interval encodes:
- a CDS encoding diguanylate cyclase, translating into MPRPKRVKEKAIITGKPSARILVVDDEPVNIELIADIFDRDHEILFAVNGEQALKVAAASIPDVILLDVMLPGMDGFEVCARLKADALTRDIPVIFITGLGDTAAETKGLELGAMDYIAKPINPPVVRMRVGNQIELKRARDQLARLASTDGLTGLANRRRFDETLAQENARHVRSRERVTLIMLDIDHFKLFNDTYGHVRGDECLRSVAGVLKAALHRATDLAARYGGRSSRVHPSGHGLRSRSSGRGRDTGGPLTCRRRPRPWKWPCGPTR; encoded by the coding sequence TTGCCTCGACCAAAACGGGTCAAGGAGAAAGCCATCATAACCGGTAAACCGTCTGCCAGGATTCTGGTCGTTGACGACGAGCCCGTGAATATCGAGCTGATCGCGGATATTTTTGACCGGGATCATGAGATTCTGTTCGCGGTGAATGGCGAGCAGGCCTTGAAGGTGGCCGCTGCGTCCATTCCGGACGTCATTTTGCTGGACGTGATGCTGCCAGGGATGGACGGTTTCGAAGTTTGCGCTCGGCTCAAGGCCGATGCTCTGACCCGGGACATCCCCGTCATCTTCATCACCGGCCTGGGCGATACCGCGGCCGAAACCAAGGGCCTGGAACTGGGGGCCATGGACTACATTGCCAAGCCCATCAATCCCCCGGTGGTCCGGATGCGCGTGGGCAACCAGATCGAACTGAAACGCGCCCGAGACCAACTGGCCCGGCTGGCCTCCACCGACGGCCTGACCGGGCTGGCCAATCGTCGGCGCTTCGACGAGACCCTGGCCCAGGAAAACGCCCGACATGTCCGCTCCAGGGAGAGGGTGACCCTGATCATGCTGGACATCGATCACTTCAAGCTGTTCAACGACACCTACGGCCATGTCCGGGGCGACGAATGCCTGCGGTCCGTGGCCGGGGTGCTCAAGGCGGCCTTGCACCGGGCCACGGACCTGGCGGCCCGCTACGGGGGGAGGAGTTCGCGTGTGCATCCTTCCGGACACGGACTCCGAAGCCGGAGCAGTGGCCGTGGCCGCGACACTGGAGGCCCGCTGACCTGTCGGAGGCGTCCAAGGCCGTGGAAATGGCCTTGCGGGCCTACCAGATAG